CGTTGGCCGGATAGCCGCGCGCCCAGATCGTGTCATCATAGCGCAGCTCGAACTCCGCGCCGCCCGGCGGCAGGTGCACGTCGATCTCCATCGGGCCGCTCTCGGCGTCGTCGGTCGTCTCCGGCGACAGCGCCGGCGCGTCCACCTGCGGGATGCCGCCCGGGGCGGGTTCGAACGCGGTCACGCCGGCATCGAACAGCAAGCGCTTGGCGTCTTCGAGCATGCGTTCGTACAAGGGCAGTTCGAGCGGATCGATCTCGGGCATCCGCGGCGGGCAGCCGGCGACCACCTTCATGACGCCGCAGCGATCGGCCGCATGCGTCAGCCAGAACTGCAGGTAGGCCGCGGTCTCTTTCGTGAAGCGCACCTCCTTCGAGGTCCCGCGCACCACCGCCATCAGGTGGGCCCACGCCTTCTGCGGATCGGCGAGGTGTTCGCCGACGCGCCGGCTGAAGCAGTTCGTTTCGCCGAGATAGATCGGAGCGCTGCCGTCGGCGGCGTTGCCGGTCATGGCGTAGAACGCCGGGCAGGCGAGCTCGCTCGCCACGAGCTTGGAGGCGAGGCTCATGGGAAACACCAGCACCTTGACGTGAGCGGCGCGGTCGATCACCTCGCGAACATCAGCAATACCGCCATAAGGGCGGTGCACATGGCTCGTGGTGCGCGTGCTGACGGGCGGCTTTTCCTTGAAGTACGACATGTTGAAGATCTCCTGTTCGTTCGATTGCCCATCGAGATCCGAACGACGAGCCGTCCCGGCATCTCACATGCCGAGAAGCTATGCCGTTCGGAAAGCTCGCTGGAGCGGGGGCTAGTGGATCGCGATCGACGACGGCGAAAGATCGCCGTCCGTGCGCATCGGGTGGTCCGGCGAGCCCACGAGCCGCGGGCGCGCGAGGCGAGACGGGACAGCCATTTGGGAGACAGGAAGATCAAAAGCGAAAAGCGCCGACGAATCGGCAATATACTGACGGATAGCCATTGGTAGACTCCTATTCAGTCTGCTGTGGTTAGGTCGCCGTCCGATCTGGTACATCGGCGGCGGCCGCCTTTGCGGTCATCGCTCGGGCGAGACAAACATAGAACAAATTGTGGCCGTGCGCCACCTCGAAATATCGTTAATTTCCACGAAATCCCACCCCTGGGATCTAGGCCTCACCAATTTGTGCGGCCAAGCCCTCGCCAATGTGCAAGCCGAGGCGACGACTGCAGGCATGACAGTCGCCTTATGGATGATGTGCTGCGAGGCGTTTTGGCACGCAGTTGGGTCGCGATCATCCCGAACGAATGGTCTGATCGGCTAGTCTAGCCGCCTCGCGCTTTCAATAGCTAGACTGCCAGTGCAACGACCCGGATCAGTTGACCGCCTGGTCGCCGATGCAGCAGAAGCGCTTCGGTCTCTTCGCCCAAGCGAAGGGGAGAGGTGCAGTCGCAAAATCCCACGGGCGACATTTTAGGGTGCGCAGCGCTCAAGTGGAGCGACATCGCTATCCCGCGTTGGCCTTCAGGCGAGCGGCCTGGATACCAGCGACCGCGCAGGCCTCGTCATTGTCCGAGGTGTCGCCGGAGACGCCGACGGCGCCGAGGAGGGTGGTGCCGTCCATGATCAGCACGCCGCCGGGGACCGGGACCAGCGCGCCCTTGGCGATGGTGTTCACGGCGTCGATGAAATAGGCCTGCTCCTGGGCGCGCTGATACAGCGCACGCGAACCCATGCCCATCGCAAGGGCGCCGTAGGCCTTGCCGTGGGCGATCTCGGCGCGCATCAGGCTGGTGCCGTCCTGCGCGGCCGCGATCTTGAGCACGCCGCGTGCGTCCAGGATGGTGACGACCAGCGGCTTCAGCTTCAGCTCGGCGGATTTGGCGAAGGCGGCGTCGAGGATCTTTCGGGCGGTGTCGAGCGTGAGGTCAGCCATGACCGGGTTCCTTTGCAGCTGGAGAAGCGGGTTTGGTTTCGGCGCGGTCGAGGCTCATCGCCAGCACGCGGGCGACGTGAAGCGCCTCGCGCTGCGCGCCGTCGTGGATCTGGTGGCGGCAGGAGGTGCCGTCGGCGACGACCAGCGTGGCCTGGTCGGCGCGGCGTATCGCTGGCAGCAACGACAACTCGGCCATCTCGATCGAGGCGTCATAGGTCTCAGTGCCATAGCCGAACGCGCCGGCCATGCCGCAACAGCTCGATTCGATCGTCTCGACCTCGAGGCCGGGCACGAAGCGCAGCACCTGCTCGACCGGCCTGAAGGCGCCGAAGGATTTTTGGTGGCAATGGCCGTGGACGACAGCCTTTTCAGTGACGGTGCCGAGCGGCAATTGCAGCCGGCCGGCCTCGGCCTCGCGCACCAGGAATTCCTCGAAGGTGAGCGCGCGCGCGCCAACCGCCTTGGCGTCGCTGTCCTGGCGCAGCGAGGCGAGTTCGTCGCGCAGTGTCAAGAGGCAGCTCGGCTCGAGGCCGACGATCGGCACGCCGCGGGCGGCGAAGGGCGCGAAGGCGGCGACGAGACGGTCGAGCTCGGACCTGGCTTCATCGACGAGCCCGGCAGACAGGAAGGTGCGGCCGCAGCACAGCGGGCGGCTGCCGCTCGCGGGTCTGGGCAGGTGCACGCGATAGCCGCCGGCCGCGAGCACGCGCAGCGCGGCTTCGAGGTTTTCGCGCTCGTAGATGCGATTGAAGGTGTCGGCGAACAGCACGACCTCGCGGCCGGTCTCCGGACCGACCGCTTCGGCCGGCGGCACGAACACGTCGCGGCGGAAGGCGGGAAGGGCGCGGCGCGCGCTGATGCCGGCAACGCGCTCGAACAGCTTTCGCAGCAGCGGGCTATGGTTGCGCAAGTTCGCGAGCGGCGCGAGGCGCGAGGCGAGGCCGGCATAGCGCGGCAGATACCCGACCAGGCGGTCGCGCAGCGTCAGGCCATGCGAGGCCGCGCGTGCCGCCAGCACCTCGATCTTCATCTTGGCCATGTCGACGCCGGTTGGGCATTCGTGGCGGCAGGCCTTGCAGGAGACGCAGAGCTTGAGGGTCTCCATCATCTCGTCGGAGGACAGTGCATCAGGGCCGAGTTGGCCCGAGATCGCCAGCCGCAGCGTGTTGGCGCGGCCTCGCGTGAGGTCCTTCTCGTTGCGGGTGGCGCGGTAGGACGGGCACATCACGCCGCCCTCGAGCTTGCGGCAGGCGCCGTTGTTGTTGCACATCTCGACCGCGCCCTGGAAACCGCCGCCGGCGCCGGGCCAGGCCGACCAGTCGAGCCTGGTCTTGAGGTCGGCGACGCGATAGCCCGGCTTGAAGCGGAACAGCGAGCGGTCGTCCATCCTGGGCGCGTCGACGATCTTGCCCGGATTGAGCACGCCAGCGGGATCGAAGCGCCTCTTCACCTCGCGGAAGTCGGCGACGAGGCGCTCGCCGAACATGCTCTCGTGGAACTCGGAGCGCACCAGGCCGTCGCCATGCTCGCCGGAATGCGAGCCCTTGTATTCGCGCACCAGCGCGAAGGCTTCCTCCGCGATGGCGCGCATCGCCTTGACGTCTTTTTCGAGCTTGAGGTTCAGCACGGGACGGACATGCAGGCAGCCTTCGGAGGCGTGCGCATACATCGTGCCGCTGGTGCCGTGCTTGGCGAACACCTCGTTCAGGCGCTGTGTGTAGTCGGCGAGATGCGGCAGCGGCACGGCGCAGTCCTCGACGAAGGAGACCGGCTTGCCCTCCTGCTTCATCGACATCATCACGTTGAGGCCGGCCGCGCGGAAATCGGCGATGCCGCGCTGCAGTGCCGGCTCCGCTATCTCGACCACGCCGCCCCATTTGCGCGGCCCGTTGTTCCAGCCGAAGCCGAGATCGCCCATCAGCTCGCCGAGCTGCTTCAGGCGTTGCAGATTGTCCGCCTGGTCCTCCTCGGCGAATTCGACCACCAGCACGGCATCCGGATCGCCCTTGATCGCCGCATCGATGATCGGCCGGAACATCGCGATGTCGCGGCCGAGCGCGATCATGGTGCGATCGACCAGCTCGACCGCGATCGGCTTCAGCTTGACCAGGTGCTGGGCCGCATCCATGGCCTCGTAGAAGCTGCCGAAATGGCAGACGCCGAGCGCCTTGTTGCGGATCACGGGCCACAGCTTCAGTTCGACCTTGGTGGTGAACGCAAGCGTGCCTTCGGAGCCGACCAAGAGATGCGCCATGTTGTTGGGTGCATTACGCGGCACCAGCGCATCGAGATTGTAGCCGCCGACGCGGCGCTGCACCTTGGGGAAGCGCGCGGCGATCTCGTCGGCCTCGCGCGCGCCGAGATCGAGCATGTCGCGGAACAGGTTGCGCATGGCGCCGGCGTCGAGTTCGGAGAGATCGCGCGAGACCTCGCCAAACCGGCTCAGCGTGCCGTCGGCAAGCGAAGCCTCCAGCGACAGCGTATTGTCGCGCATGGTGCCGTAGCGAAGCGAGCGGCCGCCGCAGGAATTGTTGCCGGCCATGCCGCCGATGGTGGCGCGCGAGGCCGTGGAGACGTCGACCGGAAACCACAGGCCGTGTTTTTTGAGCTGGCGGTTGAGGTCGTCGAGCACGATGCCCGGCTCGACCACGCAGGTACGGCCTTCGACGTCGAGCGACAGCATCCTGTTGAGGTGCTTCGACAGATCGACCACGAGCCCGTCATTGACGGTCTGGCCGCATTGCGAAGTGCCGCCGCCGCGCGGGGTGACCTTCGCGCCCTCGTCGCGGGCAATCGCCAGGGCCAGCAAGGCCTCGTCCATGG
The genomic region above belongs to Bradyrhizobium sp. CCBAU 53338 and contains:
- a CDS encoding FAD-binding and (Fe-S)-binding domain-containing protein — protein: MAAEVAGKPQESAQKHRLSARLAREITGDVLFDGFSRGRYATDASFYQIMPSGVVVPRTMDEALLALAIARDEGAKVTPRGGGTSQCGQTVNDGLVVDLSKHLNRMLSLDVEGRTCVVEPGIVLDDLNRQLKKHGLWFPVDVSTASRATIGGMAGNNSCGGRSLRYGTMRDNTLSLEASLADGTLSRFGEVSRDLSELDAGAMRNLFRDMLDLGAREADEIAARFPKVQRRVGGYNLDALVPRNAPNNMAHLLVGSEGTLAFTTKVELKLWPVIRNKALGVCHFGSFYEAMDAAQHLVKLKPIAVELVDRTMIALGRDIAMFRPIIDAAIKGDPDAVLVVEFAEEDQADNLQRLKQLGELMGDLGFGWNNGPRKWGGVVEIAEPALQRGIADFRAAGLNVMMSMKQEGKPVSFVEDCAVPLPHLADYTQRLNEVFAKHGTSGTMYAHASEGCLHVRPVLNLKLEKDVKAMRAIAEEAFALVREYKGSHSGEHGDGLVRSEFHESMFGERLVADFREVKRRFDPAGVLNPGKIVDAPRMDDRSLFRFKPGYRVADLKTRLDWSAWPGAGGGFQGAVEMCNNNGACRKLEGGVMCPSYRATRNEKDLTRGRANTLRLAISGQLGPDALSSDEMMETLKLCVSCKACRHECPTGVDMAKMKIEVLAARAASHGLTLRDRLVGYLPRYAGLASRLAPLANLRNHSPLLRKLFERVAGISARRALPAFRRDVFVPPAEAVGPETGREVVLFADTFNRIYERENLEAALRVLAAGGYRVHLPRPASGSRPLCCGRTFLSAGLVDEARSELDRLVAAFAPFAARGVPIVGLEPSCLLTLRDELASLRQDSDAKAVGARALTFEEFLVREAEAGRLQLPLGTVTEKAVVHGHCHQKSFGAFRPVEQVLRFVPGLEVETIESSCCGMAGAFGYGTETYDASIEMAELSLLPAIRRADQATLVVADGTSCRHQIHDGAQREALHVARVLAMSLDRAETKPASPAAKEPGHG
- a CDS encoding heme-binding protein; translated protein: MADLTLDTARKILDAAFAKSAELKLKPLVVTILDARGVLKIAAAQDGTSLMRAEIAHGKAYGALAMGMGSRALYQRAQEQAYFIDAVNTIAKGALVPVPGGVLIMDGTTLLGAVGVSGDTSDNDEACAVAGIQAARLKANAG